In the genome of Candidatus Angelobacter sp., the window GGGGGATTCGACAGCACGCTGTACTGGGTCTTTGTGGGGCTGATCGTGCGGACCGGCATCACCATTCCTGTTTCGTCCACGCAGATCGTGCTCAATTTGTTGTCCTGTGCCTGCTTTGTTGCCGCCGGCCTGACCGAGGTCGCCATTACGCAGATTGAGCCGGAATTGTTTGAAGAGAGCAATGAACCCTACGTCTTGCGGATCGTGGTATTATTGCTGATGGCGTTTTGTTGCTACGGATTACAGGTGCTGTTTGACAAGCAACGGAGAGTCAACGAAGAAGCGGTCGAATTCGCGCAGCGCCAGCAGCAGTTGCAATCGGCCGGCCGGCTGGCCGCCGAGATCGCGCATCAATTGAAGAATCCCCTGGGCATCATCAACAACGCGGCGTTCACTTTGCAGCGCACGGTCAAGGAAGGCAAAACAATCACTCAACAGATTCAAATCATCCGCGAAGAGGTCGAGCGTTCCGACCGGATCATCACGGAGTTGATGGGTTATGCCCGACTGGTTGAAGGTCGCGTGGAAAAGCTCGACGTCACGGAGGAGTTGGAACAGGCCATCCTTCGTGTCTTCCCCCCTGCGGTGAAATACGAGGTAAAAATTCACCGGGACTACTCGACCGCACTGCCCCCGCTGTTGATGCAGCGAATGCACCTTGCGGAGGCCTTCGTAAACCTGCTGCAGAACGCCCGCGAGGCGATGAACGGCCGCGGGAACATTTTTGTCTCCGCGAAAGTCGGGGAGAGTTTTTCATTGGTCATCGGCATCGCCGACGACGGCCCTGGCGTTTCGCGTGACAAGATCGGGCAGATTTTTGAGCCCTACTTTACCACCAAGGAAAAAGGAACCGGCCTCGGACTGGCGATCGTCAAACACAACACCGAACTTTACGGCGGGACGGTTCAGGTCGAATCCGAGCCTGGAAAAGGAACCCGCTTTACTTTACATTTCCCAGCCAAGACGGTCATGAAGTTGCGCAAGTAAATGAGTGTCAAACTACCACCCTTGTTGGTCGTCGATGACGAGAAGAACATGCGGCTGTCCCTGGAAGCCGTCATGGCGGACGAGGGTTACGAAGTCCGCGCGGTGGATTCCGCCGAACAGGCGCTGCGGTTGCTGGAGCAGGAGGACTTCTTCATGATCATCACGGACGCTCGCCTGAACGGAATGAGCGGTTACGAGTTCCTCGGCCAGTTGAAACTCAAATGGCCCAACCTTCCCGTGGTGATGATCACCGCGTTTGCGACACCAAAACTGGCCGTCGAAGCGATCAAGGCCGGGGCAATTGACTATCTGGCGAAGCCGTTTGCGCC includes:
- a CDS encoding ATP-binding protein, translating into GGFDSTLYWVFVGLIVRTGITIPVSSTQIVLNLLSCACFVAAGLTEVAITQIEPELFEESNEPYVLRIVVLLLMAFCCYGLQVLFDKQRRVNEEAVEFAQRQQQLQSAGRLAAEIAHQLKNPLGIINNAAFTLQRTVKEGKTITQQIQIIREEVERSDRIITELMGYARLVEGRVEKLDVTEELEQAILRVFPPAVKYEVKIHRDYSTALPPLLMQRMHLAEAFVNLLQNAREAMNGRGNIFVSAKVGESFSLVIGIADDGPGVSRDKIGQIFEPYFTTKEKGTGLGLAIVKHNTELYGGTVQVESEPGKGTRFTLHFPAKTVMKLRK